The following proteins come from a genomic window of Deltaproteobacteria bacterium:
- the mce gene encoding methylmalonyl-CoA epimerase, producing MKIKKIAHIGVGVKDTDKAKTLYQEMFSLPVSNEERLGELKIAFVPIGQTNIELVQSTDSDGIMNKFIEKKGEGIHHIAFEVEDIDQALEELKAKGVPLIDQQARLGAHEARIAFLHPKGTNGILIELVQYTH from the coding sequence ATGAAGATCAAAAAGATTGCCCATATCGGGGTGGGAGTAAAAGATACCGATAAGGCTAAAACTCTATATCAGGAGATGTTTTCATTACCGGTTTCCAATGAAGAACGCCTGGGAGAACTTAAAATTGCCTTTGTTCCTATCGGACAAACCAATATAGAACTGGTCCAATCGACCGATTCCGATGGGATTATGAATAAATTTATTGAAAAGAAAGGGGAAGGGATTCATCATATAGCCTTTGAAGTGGAAGACATCGATCAGGCCCTGGAGGAGTTGAAAGCCAAAGGGGTCCCTCTAATCGATCAGCAAGCCCGCCTGGGTGCCCATGAGGCCCGTATTGCCTTCCTGCACCCCAAGGGCACTAATGGCATCCTGATTGAATTGGTTCAATATACGCATTAG
- a CDS encoding phosphomannomutase/phosphoglucomutase — MNPQIFREYDIRAVVDKELFLEEVITLGKAIGTYLRRQGKIKITLGRDGRLSSGDFRERLLAGLLATGCQVIDIGVCPTPLLYFSIRHLKTDGGVMITASHNPPEYNGFKICSGPDTIFGAEIQEIRLIVQKGEFLTGQGSVREEDVLPAYQNFVLKDIQLPQPLRVGMDGGNGTGGWMGLPIIRRLGCQVFDLYCEVDGAFPHHEPDPTVPKNLTELIDLVKQEHLDCGLAYDGDGDRLGVVDHEGNIIWGDQLMILFARDILPGRPGSTFIGEVKCSQNLYDDIPRQGGKVIMWKTGHSLIKQKMKEVQAVLAGEMSGHLFFADRYFGFDDAIYASMRLLEILSKTGKKIPELLSGLPKTFSTPEIRVETSEEKKFKIVEAAKRELAQKFPIIDVDGVRVLFEDGWGLIRASNTQPVLVLRFEAQSPARLKEIQLFVEGILRQVQENI; from the coding sequence ATGAACCCACAAATATTTCGGGAATATGATATACGGGCCGTTGTCGATAAAGAGCTTTTTTTGGAAGAGGTGATTACCCTGGGTAAGGCCATAGGGACCTATCTGAGACGACAAGGGAAAATAAAGATCACTTTGGGGCGGGACGGCCGACTCAGCTCCGGGGACTTTCGGGAACGCCTCCTGGCGGGTTTATTAGCCACCGGCTGTCAGGTTATAGACATCGGAGTTTGCCCCACCCCTTTGCTCTATTTTTCGATTCGCCACCTAAAAACCGACGGCGGGGTCATGATCACAGCCAGCCATAATCCACCGGAATACAACGGATTCAAGATTTGCAGCGGACCGGACACCATCTTTGGGGCCGAAATCCAAGAGATCCGTCTGATCGTCCAGAAAGGGGAGTTTTTGACCGGCCAAGGGTCTGTCCGGGAAGAAGATGTCCTCCCGGCTTATCAGAATTTTGTCTTAAAGGACATTCAACTTCCGCAGCCTTTGCGGGTGGGTATGGATGGAGGAAACGGCACCGGGGGGTGGATGGGTCTGCCCATTATCCGCCGACTGGGTTGTCAGGTCTTCGACTTATATTGTGAGGTAGATGGAGCCTTCCCACACCATGAGCCGGATCCGACGGTCCCCAAAAATCTGACGGAATTAATCGATCTGGTCAAACAGGAACATTTGGATTGTGGTCTGGCCTATGACGGGGATGGTGACCGGCTGGGGGTGGTGGATCATGAAGGAAACATCATCTGGGGAGATCAGTTAATGATTCTCTTCGCCAGGGATATCCTGCCCGGCAGGCCGGGATCGACTTTTATTGGTGAGGTAAAATGTTCACAAAATTTATATGATGACATACCTCGCCAGGGAGGAAAGGTGATCATGTGGAAAACCGGTCATTCCCTGATCAAGCAAAAAATGAAAGAGGTCCAAGCGGTCCTGGCCGGCGAGATGAGCGGTCATTTATTTTTTGCCGACCGATATTTCGGGTTTGATGATGCCATCTATGCCTCCATGCGGCTTTTGGAAATTTTATCAAAAACAGGGAAGAAAATTCCTGAACTTTTATCCGGTTTACCTAAGACCTTTTCAACCCCGGAAATTCGCGTTGAGACCTCGGAAGAAAAGAAATTTAAAATTGTCGAAGCGGCCAAAAGGGAATTGGCTCAAAAATTTCCTATTATCGATGTAGACGGCGTTCGGGTCTTATTTGAGGATGGATGGGGGCTGATCCGGGCCTCCAATACCCAGCCGGTCCTGGTCCTTCGTTTTGAGGCCCAATCGCCCGCACGATTAAAGGAGATTCAGCTTTTCGTTGAGGGCATTTTACGCCAGGTTCAAGAAAATATTTGA
- a CDS encoding cytidylate kinase-like family protein gives MAILSISREYQSGGEEIGQAIANKLDYVFVDKERILKDLKDSGGKWGHLVEELDEVRPSLWEKYDWQYQGFTALIECYIYDYALKDRVVILGRGSIFLLQAIPHVLKVRLVAPLEVRINRVMVTDDVDRETAEWLIQKTDRTRAGYIQAVFGKQWEAREHYDFVFDTGVETYEEVTRKLVEALKEWEQRVTPEGLEQLKNLALTAKIKARVFTHPGIFIPTLKIFHDGQAVVLTGVVHSPKEYHLVDEMVHKMADPHPIRNELHYRK, from the coding sequence ATGGCCATTTTATCGATCTCCAGGGAATATCAGAGCGGCGGAGAGGAAATTGGACAGGCGATAGCCAATAAACTGGATTATGTTTTTGTCGATAAGGAACGGATACTCAAAGACCTCAAAGATTCCGGAGGGAAATGGGGACATCTGGTGGAAGAATTAGATGAGGTCCGCCCCAGCCTCTGGGAAAAATACGACTGGCAATACCAGGGTTTCACCGCCCTCATCGAATGCTATATTTACGATTATGCCCTCAAAGACCGGGTAGTGATTTTAGGCCGGGGGAGTATTTTTCTCTTGCAGGCCATACCCCATGTCCTGAAGGTGCGCTTGGTGGCCCCCCTGGAAGTCCGTATCAATCGGGTCATGGTCACCGATGATGTAGACCGGGAAACGGCCGAATGGCTGATTCAAAAAACCGACCGGACCCGGGCCGGCTATATTCAGGCTGTTTTTGGGAAACAATGGGAGGCCCGGGAACACTACGATTTTGTTTTTGATACCGGTGTTGAAACCTATGAAGAGGTAACCCGGAAATTGGTGGAGGCCCTGAAAGAATGGGAGCAACGGGTCACCCCGGAAGGCCTGGAACAATTGAAGAACCTGGCCTTAACCGCCAAGATCAAGGCCCGGGTTTTTACCCACCCCGGCATTTTTATCCCCACCCTGAAAATCTTCCATGACGGGCAGGCCGTTGTCTTGACAGGGGTGGTCCATTCTCCCAAGGAATATCACCTGGTGGATGAGATGGTCCATAAAATGGCCGATCCCCATCCGATCCGCAATGAATTGCATTATCGAAAATAA
- the nifU gene encoding Fe-S cluster assembly protein NifU: MWDYTEKVKEYFENPQNIGEVENPDGVGEVGSLACGDALRLTFKLDETKRIQEAKFQTFGCASAIASSSALTELIKGKTLEEAAKITNKDIAAFLGGLPKEKMHCSVLGEQALAAAIANYQGQAIPKTEEGEIVCECFGVTDKEIERVIRQNGLKTREEVTNYTKAGGGCESCHDKIEAILSRILKEEKRPVETPAAPLPGRLTNIQKMKLIEETLEREIKPALKADGGDIDLIDIEGNKVLVALRGACSSCRAAEVTLKDYVEIKFKEFVSPEITVEEVKV; the protein is encoded by the coding sequence ATGTGGGATTATACGGAAAAGGTAAAAGAATATTTTGAAAACCCCCAAAATATCGGGGAGGTGGAAAACCCGGATGGGGTCGGTGAGGTAGGGTCCCTGGCCTGCGGGGATGCCTTGCGGCTTACTTTTAAGCTGGATGAGACTAAACGGATTCAGGAGGCCAAATTTCAGACCTTTGGCTGTGCCAGTGCTATCGCTTCCTCTTCGGCCTTGACGGAATTGATTAAAGGAAAGACCCTGGAAGAGGCGGCAAAAATCACCAATAAAGACATTGCCGCTTTTTTGGGGGGTCTGCCCAAGGAAAAGATGCACTGCTCGGTCCTGGGTGAGCAGGCCCTGGCGGCAGCCATCGCCAATTATCAGGGTCAGGCCATTCCTAAAACAGAAGAAGGGGAGATCGTTTGCGAGTGCTTTGGGGTAACCGATAAAGAGATTGAACGGGTCATCCGCCAAAACGGCCTTAAGACCAGGGAAGAGGTAACCAACTATACCAAGGCCGGCGGTGGCTGTGAATCCTGCCATGATAAGATCGAGGCCATCTTAAGCCGGATTTTAAAAGAAGAAAAAAGACCTGTCGAGACACCGGCGGCTCCTTTGCCCGGTCGTTTAACCAACATCCAGAAAATGAAACTGATTGAAGAAACCCTTGAAAGGGAGATCAAGCCGGCCTTAAAAGCCGATGGGGGCGATATTGATCTGATTGATATTGAAGGGAATAAGGTCCTGGTGGCCCTCCGGGGGGCCTGTTCTTCCTGCCGGGCCGCAGAAGTTACCTTAAAAGATTATGTAGAGATTAAATTTAAAGAGTTTGTTTCCCCGGAAATAACGGTCGAGGAGGTAAAGGTATGA
- the nifS gene encoding cysteine desulfurase NifS — protein sequence MKVVYLDNNATTRTAPEVVETMLPYFTDLYGNPSSMHSFGGQVASQVQQAREQVATLIGADPTEIVFTSCGTESDNAALWGTLNSYPLKNHIITTRVEHPAVGNLATYLFKKGYKVTTLPVDREGRLDLDQLAAAMTEETALVSIMWANNETGVLFPIEQIARLVKSRGVVFHTDAVQAVGKLPIDLSKVPVDLLSFSGHKLHAPKGIGVLYIRKGTRFTPFMIGGHQERGRRGGTENVPYIIGLGKACALAQNNIHLENERVRSLRDRLEQGIMGTIPKVLINGHPRERLGNTLSISFEYVEGESILLLLSNLGICASSGSACTSGSLEPSHVLRAMGVPFTAAHGSIRFSLSTYNTEEEIDYVLEHLPPIIHRLREISPFWKEGKGPAARACQ from the coding sequence ATGAAGGTGGTCTATCTGGATAACAACGCCACCACCCGGACGGCTCCCGAGGTCGTTGAAACGATGCTGCCTTATTTCACCGACCTTTACGGCAACCCCTCCAGTATGCATTCTTTCGGGGGCCAGGTCGCCAGTCAGGTGCAACAGGCCCGGGAACAGGTGGCGACTTTAATCGGGGCCGATCCGACCGAAATCGTCTTTACCAGTTGTGGTACGGAAAGCGACAATGCCGCCCTTTGGGGAACCTTGAATTCCTATCCCCTAAAAAACCATATTATTACCACCCGGGTGGAACACCCGGCCGTGGGCAACCTGGCTACCTATCTTTTCAAAAAAGGTTACAAGGTAACTACCCTGCCGGTCGACCGGGAAGGCCGGCTGGATTTGGATCAGTTGGCCGCCGCCATGACCGAGGAAACGGCCCTGGTCAGTATTATGTGGGCCAATAATGAAACCGGGGTCCTTTTCCCCATAGAACAGATTGCCCGGTTGGTCAAGTCCAGAGGGGTGGTCTTCCATACCGATGCCGTTCAGGCCGTAGGCAAACTTCCCATCGATCTTTCCAAAGTCCCGGTGGACCTTTTATCCTTTTCCGGGCATAAGCTCCATGCCCCTAAAGGCATCGGGGTCCTCTATATCCGCAAAGGGACCCGTTTTACCCCTTTTATGATCGGAGGCCATCAGGAAAGGGGACGTCGGGGAGGAACGGAAAACGTCCCCTATATTATCGGACTGGGAAAAGCCTGCGCCCTGGCCCAAAATAATATACATTTGGAAAATGAACGGGTCCGGTCCCTGCGGGACAGATTGGAACAGGGGATAATGGGCACCATTCCCAAGGTCCTGATTAACGGCCACCCCAGGGAACGCTTGGGCAATACCTTGAGCATCAGCTTCGAATATGTCGAAGGAGAGTCCATTCTACTCCTTTTAAGCAACCTGGGGATTTGTGCCTCTTCCGGATCGGCCTGCACCTCCGGTTCCCTGGAACCGTCTCATGTCCTTCGGGCCATGGGGGTACCTTTTACGGCGGCCCACGGGTCTATCCGATTCAGTTTGAGTACCTACAATACCGAAGAAGAGATCGATTATGTCTTAGAACACCTCCCCCCGATCATCCACCGACTGAGGGAGATTTCTCCTTTCTGGAAGGAGGGGAAAGGGCCGGCGGCCAGGGCTTGTCAGTGA
- a CDS encoding TerC family protein, producing the protein MDLGILGQIHFNWDFVVGLLSIVLIDLILAGDNAVIIAMAVRSLPRKQRTKGIAFGAGAAVVLRVILTFFAAQLLQVQFIKFIGGAVILWIAVKLFVEGAPGEEGQKEVKTLWQAIWLIIIADITMSTDNVLAVAGASKGNLFLLLFGLGLSIPFVVFTSNLLSMLMDKYSFIIYIGAAVLGRVGGEMMITDPFITNLLHPAKYVQYGVEAFFTIGVLIAGKIWIKWKIAREERRFEPPSPKETPGK; encoded by the coding sequence TTGGACTTAGGAATTTTAGGTCAAATCCATTTTAATTGGGATTTTGTGGTTGGGTTGTTAAGTATTGTTCTTATCGACCTCATACTGGCCGGCGATAATGCCGTAATCATTGCCATGGCTGTCCGGTCCCTGCCCAGAAAACAGCGGACCAAAGGCATTGCCTTTGGAGCCGGGGCGGCTGTTGTTCTTCGTGTGATCCTGACTTTTTTTGCCGCCCAGCTCCTGCAGGTGCAGTTTATTAAATTTATCGGCGGTGCGGTCATCCTTTGGATAGCCGTCAAACTTTTTGTGGAAGGGGCCCCGGGGGAAGAAGGACAAAAAGAAGTCAAAACCCTCTGGCAAGCCATCTGGTTGATTATTATCGCCGATATCACCATGTCCACCGATAATGTTCTGGCCGTGGCCGGCGCATCCAAAGGAAATTTGTTCCTGCTCCTCTTCGGCTTGGGCTTGAGCATTCCCTTTGTGGTTTTTACCAGCAACCTGCTGTCCATGTTGATGGACAAATATTCTTTTATCATTTATATCGGGGCGGCGGTTTTAGGGAGAGTGGGCGGCGAGATGATGATCACCGATCCCTTTATAACCAATCTCCTCCATCCAGCCAAATATGTCCAATACGGGGTAGAGGCCTTTTTTACCATCGGGGTCCTGATAGCCGGAAAAATCTGGATAAAGTGGAAGATAGCCCGGGAGGAACGACGGTTTGAACCGCCATCCCCCAAGGAAACACCCGGGAAGTGA
- a CDS encoding mannose-1-phosphate guanylyltransferase translates to MDKSLYFVVMAGGRGTRFWPRSRTKHPKQLLDIVGTKTILEQTIDRLLPITDWEHILIVTEISQAAAVKDLLPDLPETRLIIEPLGRNTAPCIGLAALILEAIDSSATMAVLPADHFISRVSSFQETLLAAAQAAQQGSPLITLGIPPTFPETGYGYLEKGMKVMEVKGHEVWEVKAFHEKPDRIKADAMLKTGRFFWNSGMFVWTVSAILERMARLTPAMYDELIKLKKFMGSPEWAEALTAGYEAMENISIDYAVMERADQVLMLEGDFGWNDVGSWEAVYQLKPKDEKGNCLTGPVFILDSQGCLVHSPQKTVALIGMEDLIVVDTPDALLICPRERAQEVKKIVQLLEDQGKFELL, encoded by the coding sequence ATGGATAAATCTTTATATTTCGTCGTTATGGCCGGAGGCCGGGGGACCCGTTTCTGGCCCAGAAGCAGGACGAAGCATCCCAAACAGCTCCTGGACATTGTGGGCACTAAGACCATTTTAGAACAAACCATAGATCGCCTTCTTCCGATAACCGACTGGGAACATATTTTAATCGTTACCGAGATCTCCCAGGCTGCGGCCGTCAAGGACCTCTTGCCGGACTTACCGGAAACCCGGCTCATTATCGAACCCCTGGGCCGGAATACGGCCCCTTGCATCGGATTGGCGGCCTTGATCCTGGAAGCAATCGATTCTTCGGCCACTATGGCCGTTCTGCCGGCCGATCATTTCATCTCTCGGGTCTCCTCCTTTCAAGAAACCCTGCTGGCCGCGGCTCAGGCCGCCCAACAGGGAAGTCCTTTGATTACCCTGGGCATCCCCCCGACCTTTCCGGAAACCGGCTATGGCTATCTCGAAAAGGGGATGAAGGTCATGGAGGTCAAAGGCCATGAGGTCTGGGAAGTAAAGGCCTTCCATGAAAAACCGGACCGGATCAAAGCCGATGCCATGTTGAAAACTGGCCGGTTTTTTTGGAACAGCGGGATGTTTGTCTGGACCGTTTCAGCCATCCTGGAACGGATGGCGCGGTTGACCCCGGCCATGTATGACGAATTAATAAAACTTAAAAAATTTATGGGCAGCCCGGAGTGGGCAGAGGCCTTGACCGCCGGTTATGAGGCTATGGAAAACATCTCCATTGATTATGCGGTCATGGAACGGGCCGACCAGGTCCTGATGCTGGAAGGTGATTTCGGCTGGAACGATGTAGGTAGTTGGGAAGCGGTCTATCAACTTAAGCCCAAGGATGAAAAGGGCAACTGTTTAACAGGCCCCGTCTTCATCCTGGATAGTCAGGGCTGCCTGGTCCATAGTCCGCAAAAAACCGTGGCCCTCATCGGAATGGAAGACCTGATTGTGGTCGATACCCCGGATGCCCTTCTGATCTGCCCCCGGGAGCGGGCCCAGGAAGTCAAAAAAATCGTTCAATTATTAGAGGATCAGGGGAAGTTCGAATTACTCTGA
- a CDS encoding sodium ion-translocating decarboxylase subunit beta — protein sequence MLEAIISGLSGLIAGFAHLQWSNLVMIAVGCLLLYLGIKKGFEPLLLLPIGFGAILVNIPLADLMGKDGFLRIIYDAGVITELFPLLIFVGIGAMTDFGPVLENPYTFLLGAAGQCGIFLTLLLALALGFDKLDAVTIGIIGACDGPTVIYVASQYAPHLLGAVSVAAYSYMSLVPVLQPPIMKMMTSEKERKIVMKTHKKTVSKTTRILFPIVITILGGLIAPKGLPLLATIMLGNLMKESGAVARLTNSSQNEIANIVTLLLGISIGATMSGPEFVKTQTLIILALGLLAICLDTVCGVLFGKALSVLTGGKVNPLIGAAGISAFPMSARVVQKEGFKYNKKNYLLMHAMGANAGGQIGSVMAAAVMLSVLKGMGII from the coding sequence ATGCTCGAAGCTATTATCAGTGGATTATCCGGACTCATCGCCGGTTTTGCTCATCTCCAGTGGTCCAACCTGGTCATGATCGCTGTCGGATGTCTTCTCCTTTATCTGGGGATAAAAAAGGGTTTTGAACCGTTATTACTTCTTCCCATAGGATTCGGGGCTATCCTGGTCAATATCCCCCTGGCCGACCTGATGGGGAAAGATGGATTTCTAAGGATCATTTATGATGCCGGGGTCATCACCGAGTTATTTCCCCTGCTCATCTTTGTGGGCATCGGGGCCATGACCGATTTCGGCCCGGTGTTGGAGAATCCTTATACCTTTTTGTTAGGGGCGGCCGGCCAATGCGGTATATTTTTAACGTTGCTGTTGGCCCTGGCCCTGGGTTTCGATAAGCTGGATGCCGTGACTATCGGCATTATCGGGGCCTGCGATGGACCGACGGTCATTTATGTGGCCTCTCAATATGCCCCCCATCTGTTAGGGGCGGTTTCTGTGGCGGCCTATTCCTATATGTCCCTGGTTCCCGTGCTTCAGCCACCCATTATGAAGATGATGACCTCGGAAAAAGAACGTAAGATTGTCATGAAAACCCACAAAAAGACCGTTTCCAAAACAACCCGGATACTCTTTCCCATTGTCATTACCATTTTGGGGGGTCTTATCGCCCCCAAAGGCCTACCCTTACTGGCCACCATCATGCTCGGCAACTTGATGAAAGAGTCGGGGGCCGTGGCCCGGCTGACCAATTCCTCCCAGAATGAGATCGCCAACATCGTTACCCTGTTATTGGGCATTTCGATCGGGGCCACCATGAGCGGGCCGGAATTCGTCAAAACCCAGACCCTGATCATCCTGGCCTTAGGGTTGTTGGCCATTTGTCTGGACACAGTCTGCGGGGTCTTATTCGGGAAAGCCTTAAGTGTCCTGACCGGCGGCAAGGTCAATCCCTTGATCGGGGCAGCCGGTATTTCGGCCTTCCCCATGTCGGCCCGGGTAGTGCAGAAAGAAGGATTTAAGTATAATAAGAAGAATTACCTGCTCATGCACGCCATGGGGGCCAATGCCGGGGGCCAGATCGGCTCAGTCATGGCCGCAGCGGTTATGCTTTCGGTGTTGAAGGGTATGGGGATTATTTAA
- the dnaA gene encoding chromosomal replication initiator protein DnaA gives MMDTLWQTIKDRLKNEVPENQYRMWIEPLDQVQSNDRELLLGCPNSFFLKWIKEKYFALIVQMAQELDKNGPEIGLQVSAIQRVAASPLEPRQFTLPGFDRKDRLRLNGGFTFDQFVTGPSNHFAYLASMALATDKNLHNNALYLFSTTGLGKTHLSQAVGNYIIRHKPQAKVLYLSTEDFTNEMVFSLKNNSMNSFKDKYRKNCDFLLLEGVQFLSGKETTQSELGFTLDALFNDDKKIIFTSSLPPKDIPRLGNQLKSRLSSALIGSIDPPDFETRLGIVEKKSKFLGIDLKGEVKEFLASKPFRDMRQLEGCLVSMSAQATLLNQMLDLSLAELVVREQFQEKQEISIQAIKDVVGKYFRVSPEEMTSRSRKRVHLLPRNLSIFLSKKYTNQTLETIGKAFNRDSTSVIYAVNSVEKGLKKNTEIGKQVQFLSAQLEGIQNGPSATTH, from the coding sequence ATGATGGATACACTCTGGCAAACGATAAAAGACCGGCTCAAGAATGAAGTCCCGGAAAATCAGTATCGAATGTGGATCGAACCATTGGACCAGGTCCAGTCCAATGATCGGGAACTGCTCTTAGGTTGTCCCAATTCTTTCTTTTTGAAATGGATCAAAGAGAAATATTTTGCGCTTATCGTCCAAATGGCTCAGGAATTGGATAAGAATGGCCCGGAGATCGGCTTGCAGGTTTCTGCTATTCAACGCGTTGCTGCTTCTCCCTTGGAACCCCGGCAGTTTACCCTGCCGGGGTTTGACCGAAAAGACCGGCTCCGATTGAACGGGGGTTTTACCTTTGATCAATTCGTGACCGGACCCAGTAATCATTTTGCCTACCTGGCATCTATGGCCCTGGCTACGGATAAAAATCTTCACAATAATGCCTTGTATCTTTTTTCAACCACCGGATTGGGCAAAACCCACTTATCCCAAGCGGTGGGTAATTATATCATCAGACATAAACCCCAGGCTAAGGTCTTGTATCTTTCTACGGAAGATTTTACCAATGAAATGGTCTTTTCCTTAAAAAACAACTCCATGAATTCCTTTAAAGACAAGTACCGAAAAAACTGCGATTTTCTTCTTTTGGAAGGCGTCCAATTTTTGAGCGGGAAGGAAACCACCCAATCGGAATTAGGCTTCACCCTGGACGCCTTGTTCAATGATGACAAGAAGATCATCTTTACCAGTTCGCTGCCGCCGAAGGATATCCCCCGTCTTGGCAACCAGTTGAAATCCAGGCTGAGTTCGGCCTTGATCGGGTCCATCGACCCGCCTGATTTTGAAACCCGTTTAGGCATTGTGGAAAAAAAATCCAAATTCCTGGGGATAGATTTGAAAGGAGAAGTCAAGGAATTTTTAGCCAGCAAGCCTTTCAGGGACATGCGGCAATTAGAGGGGTGTCTGGTGTCCATGTCGGCCCAGGCCACCTTGTTGAACCAGATGTTGGATCTTTCCCTGGCCGAATTAGTCGTTCGGGAACAGTTTCAGGAAAAACAAGAAATTTCTATTCAAGCCATTAAAGATGTGGTAGGAAAATATTTTCGAGTTTCTCCGGAAGAGATGACCTCCCGTTCCCGAAAACGGGTCCATCTGCTCCCCAGAAACCTGTCCATTTTTTTGAGTAAGAAATATACCAACCAGACCTTAGAGACTATCGGCAAGGCCTTCAACCGGGATTCCACCTCGGTTATTTATGCGGTCAATTCCGTGGAAAAAGGGCTTAAAAAAAATACCGAGATAGGGAAACAGGTTCAATTCTTATCGGCTCAACTTGAAGGGATTCAAAATGGCCCCTCTGCCACGACCCATTAA
- a CDS encoding DUF362 domain-containing protein: MAHPVYFLDLKASPKENRLARIGRLLDQVPFSKPLSKKNLVAVKIHFGEKGNTAYVKPIYVRPITDKIRAWGGKPFLTDANTLYVGTRSDSVSHLQTALENGFSFTTVGAPLVIADGLKGKSTIRVPVHKQNFQTVSIAADIVDADALVSVAHFKGHELSGFGGTLKNLGMGCASREGKLSQHSNLAPKVIRKKCLGCGECLSHCAQESIEIQEEKALINPEKCVGCGACILICPQGAIQIQWNPSITIFQQKMVEYTLGVLKGKEGRAIFLNFLTDISPACDCYSHSDRPIVRDIGILASTDPVAIDQASADLVNNEPGNKDSALTKNYKSGEDKFRGIYPKVDWEIQLQYAEEIGLGTRKYELVILSEI; the protein is encoded by the coding sequence ATGGCGCATCCCGTTTATTTTTTGGATCTAAAGGCCTCACCCAAGGAAAACCGGCTGGCCCGAATCGGCCGGTTGCTGGACCAGGTCCCTTTTTCCAAGCCCCTTTCCAAAAAAAATCTGGTGGCCGTCAAGATCCATTTTGGCGAAAAGGGCAACACGGCCTATGTAAAACCCATCTATGTCCGGCCCATAACCGACAAGATCCGGGCCTGGGGTGGGAAGCCTTTCCTCACTGATGCCAATACCCTTTATGTGGGAACCCGCAGTGACAGCGTCTCTCACCTCCAGACCGCCCTGGAAAACGGTTTCTCTTTCACCACCGTCGGGGCCCCCCTGGTGATTGCCGATGGCCTCAAGGGAAAGTCAACCATTCGGGTACCTGTCCATAAGCAAAATTTCCAGACCGTTTCTATTGCCGCCGACATTGTCGATGCCGATGCCCTGGTCAGCGTAGCCCATTTCAAAGGCCATGAATTGTCCGGTTTCGGCGGCACCCTGAAGAATCTGGGTATGGGCTGCGCCTCCAGAGAAGGCAAGCTCAGCCAGCATTCCAACCTGGCCCCAAAAGTCATCAGGAAAAAATGTCTCGGCTGCGGCGAGTGCCTCAGCCACTGTGCCCAGGAGTCCATTGAAATCCAGGAGGAAAAGGCCCTGATCAATCCGGAAAAGTGTGTTGGCTGCGGGGCCTGCATTCTGATCTGCCCCCAGGGGGCCATCCAGATTCAATGGAACCCATCCATAACCATCTTTCAGCAGAAAATGGTGGAATATACCCTTGGGGTCCTGAAAGGTAAAGAAGGCCGGGCCATCTTTTTGAATTTTCTGACCGATATTTCTCCGGCCTGCGATTGTTACAGCCATAGTGATCGGCCGATTGTCAGGGATATCGGGATCCTGGCCTCTACCGATCCTGTGGCCATTGACCAGGCCTCGGCCGATTTGGTTAACAATGAGCCGGGAAATAAGGATTCGGCCTTGACCAAAAATTATAAATCCGGGGAAGATAAGTTCCGCGGCATTTACCCGAAGGTCGATTGGGAAATTCAGCTTCAATATGCCGAAGAGATCGGGCTGGGGACCAGAAAATATGAATTAGTGATCCTGAGCGAAATTTAA